A single Bufo bufo chromosome 6, aBufBuf1.1, whole genome shotgun sequence DNA region contains:
- the LOC121005768 gene encoding zinc finger protein 260-like — MNKDRDKMAESIINLTLEILFRLTGENYTVVKKTSSESCQAPVSAEWGGTLSPIMEPPPHPLIHEEINREKILGLVNKMIELLTGEVPIRCQDVTIYFSVEEWEYLEGHKDLYKDFMMEDHRPLASPVKEERTKPERCPSPLLPQDGSGEHHSVPQDDQVQNPGEDLNTIYVTEAYVRGDEQSTEDIPTDNCPDDYIMSSKGLPIPKDLKADDHALVQDAYQVYVIIPDTPLALQSNSQSFDLFQRVLPFDSSQIVKQNKGHRRGEHPTTPTGEKPFSCLECGKRFTKKSILTTHKRIHTGEKPFSCSECGKCYRIKSSLTIHQRAHTGEKLFSCLECGKQFTNKSSLITHKRIHTGEKPFSCLECEKCFIQKSDLVKHQRGHTGEKPFSCAECGKCFSDKSSFISHKKIHTGEKSFSCLQCGKWFRKKSNLIIHDRIHTGEKPYSCLECGKQFTNKSSLITHKRIHTGEKPFSCLECEKCFIQKSDLVKHQRGHTGEKPFSCAECGKCFSDNSSFISHKKIHTGEKSFSCLECGKWFRKKSNLTIHDRVHTGEKPYSCSECGKCFSQKSDLVKHQRSHTGEKPFSCAECGKCFSDNSSFIIHKKIHTGEKSFSCSECGKWFRQKSSLIIHDRIHTGEKPYSCSECGKCFSQKSDLVKHQRSHTGEKPFSCAECGKYFSNKSRLIMHEKIHTGEKPFSCSDLEKL; from the exons aactacacagtagtgaagaagacctctagtgagagCTGTCAGGCCCCTGTGTCTGCAGAATGGGGAggaaccctgagcccaatcatgGAGCCTCCACCTCatcccctgatacatgaggaaatcaatagagagaagatcctaggACTCGTCAACAAGATGATTGagttgctgactggagag gttcctataagatgTCAGGATGTCACTATCTATTTCTccgtggaggagtgggagtatttagaaggacacaaagatctgtatAAGGActtcatgatggaggatcaccggcctctcgcatcaccag TTAAAGAAGAGAGAACAAAaccggagagatgtcccagtcctcttcttccacaggatggttcagGAGAACATCACagtgtcccacaggatgatcag GTTCAGAATCCAGGTGAAGATCTGAACACTATATATGTTACAGAGgcatatgtgaggggtgatgagcagagtacagaggacattcctacagacaACTGCCCAG aTGACTATATCATGAGCTCAAAGGGACTTCCGATACCTAAAGATTTAAAAGCAGATGATCATGCTCTGGTACAAGATGCTTATCAAGTATATGTCATTATCCCAGATACACCCTTAGCCTTGCAAAGCAACAGTCAATCATTTGATCTTTTTCAACGAGTCCTGCCTTTTGATTCATCACAGATTGTTAAGCAAAATAAAGGACACAGAAGAGGTGAACATCCAACAACtcccacaggggagaagccattttcatgtttagaatgcgGGAAACGGTTTACGAAAAAATCTATTCTTACtacacataagagaattcacacaggggagaaaccattttcatgctcagaatgtgggaaatgctataGGATAAAATCAAGTCTTACTATACACCAAAgagctcacacaggagagaagctattTTCGTGTTTAGAATGTGGTAAACAGTTTACCAACAAATCAAGTCTTATtacacataagagaattcacacaggggaaaaaccattttcatgtttagaatgtgaaaaatgttttatccagaaatcagatcttgttaaacatcagagaggtcacacgggggagaagccattttcatgtgcagaatgtgggaaatgttttagcgaTAAATCAAGTTTCATTTCACataagaaaattcacacaggggagaagtcaTTTTCATGTTTACAATGCGGGAAATGGTTTAGGAAAAAATCTAATCTTATTATACATgatagaattcacacaggggagaaaccatattcatgtttagaatgtgggaaacagTTTACCAACAAATCAAGTCTTATTActcataagagaattcacacaggggaaaaaccattttcatgtttagaatgtgaaaaatgttttatccagaaatcagatcttgttaaacatcagagaggtcacacgggggagaagccattttcatgtgcagaatgtgggaaatgttttagcgaTAATTCAAGTTTTATTTCACataagaaaattcacacaggagagaagtcattttcatgtttagaatgcgGGAAATGGTTTAGGAAAAAATCAAATCTTACTATACATGATagagttcacacaggggagaaaccatattcgtgttcagaatgtggaaaatgttttagtcagaaatcagatcttgttaaacatcagagaagtcacacgggggagaaaccattttcatgtgcagaatgtgggaaatgttttagcgaTAATTCAAGTTTTATTATACataagaaaattcacacaggggagaagtcattttcatgttcagaatgtgggaaatggttTAGGCAAAAATCAAGTCTTATTATACATgatagaattcacacaggggagaaaccatattcgtgttcagaatgtggaaaatgttttagtcagaaatcagatcttgttaaacatcagagaagtcacacgggggagaaaccattttcatgtgcaGAATGTGGAAAATATTTTAGCAATAAATCAAGGCTTATTATgcatgagaaaattcacacaggggagaagccattttcatgttcagacttGGAAAAGTTGTag